Part of the Lolium rigidum isolate FL_2022 chromosome 6, APGP_CSIRO_Lrig_0.1, whole genome shotgun sequence genome, tgatatggttaagaaggtttgggagagaccggtcgggggcagcactccaattttgagatggaataataagatgcggacaatgcgcaaacatctctctggttgggctacCCATACGGCCGGTATccttaaaaaagagaaggctcgcttatcaaatgtaattgatgagcttgaggctgttgcggaggttagaccgttgtctacgcaggagattgaacttaaaaatcaatcaaatgcgcagatggcgagtcttcttcgcgaggaggaactcaaatggtatcaacgttccaaagctcaattcatattggaaggagattcaaatacgcgatatttccatggcttagccaatgggagacatcggaaaaaacgtattcattctcttattcaagatgaagggttgattgaaggccatgagcaactcaaatcttacattactaattattataaaggtctgtttggtcctccagaagaaagcaccttctctcttaatgaggacttaacggacgatataccccaagtatctatggaagaaaatggtctactaaccgcaccttataccgaggaagaggttcagaaggcaattttccaaatggaatgcaacaaagcaccgggtcctgatggttttccagcggagttttatcaaactttctgggatacgattaaatcggaccttctagatttgttcagtgacctacatattggacaactagaattatttcgtctaaattttggtgaagtaatcttgttaccgaaagttaatgaggcagaaaggattcaacaatatagacctatttgcctcttaaatgtaagtttcaagattttcacgaaagtggccaccattagacttaatacggttgcggatcatgttgtccagccatcacagacagcctttatgcaaggaaggaacatccttgatggagtggcggtcttgcatgagacggtacatgagatgcattctaagaaattacatggggttattctaaaactagattttgaaaaggcgtatgataaagttaagtggtctttcctacagcagacactcaggatgaaaggtttttctccgcagtggcgcgctctaataaatgattttgtgtatggaggtagtgttgcaatccgggttaatgatgacaccggccactatttccaaacacgaaaagggttacaccaaggggatccgttatcaccgatgttgtttaacattgtagcggatatgctggctatactcatagagcgggccaaggctgatggccagattgaaggagtgattccacatcCGGTTGATGGTGGTCtatctatacttcaatatgccgacgatacaattctgtttatggatcatgatcttgaaaaagctcaaaatctgaaattaattttggcggcttttgagcagcttgtcgggattgaaaatcaatttccataaaagcgaattgttctgtttcggtgatgcccaaaacgatacggctctgtatacagagttgtttggttgtgggcaaggccaatttcctattcgttatttgggtattccgattcattatcggagacttacaatagcggaatggaaattagtggaagaaagattacaaaaacgccttagtagttggaaaggtaaattgttgtccctgggaggaagattggtactcattaattcggtactcacaaatatggtactgtatatgttatcattcttcatcctatcgaaaggaattctgcataaactcgattactatcgatccagattcttttggcaaggggacagcgagaaaaagaaatatcgactggttaagtggagtatagtttgtagtcccaaagatcaaggagggcttggagttcatgacccggaggtcaagaattcagctcttctgggtaaatggctgtttaagctacttactgaggatgggacttggcaaactattcttcggagaaagtatatcggttcgaaaacattatcccaagtggtttggaaacctggggattctcacttctgggctggtcttatggcgacaaaaaatgtattctttcgccatggtactttctcaatcaggaatggagcacagatacggttctgggaagatgcttggctagacaatgcacccttaagtgaacaagtatcctgctctgtataggattgctcgtcgccAAGGGGATACCATTGCTattgtaatggctacctcacctccgaatgtgacgttcagacgggttttacttggacaaagacttgtggcatggaataccctaattcaacggctcggagatattcatttatcacctgaaccagacgaatttagatggaaccttcatgtagatggtaccttttccgtaaaatctttctacaatgcgatccttctttctgacttaccagttgataacaataagaagatttggaagatgaagataccattaaaaattaaaatttttggatggtatcttcgtcgtggggttattctcaccaaagacaatcttgttaagcggaattggcatggaagtacacggtgtgttttttgtcatcaggacgaaacaatcaaacacttattcttccgagtgccagttcgcgagatctatatggttctgtcatccaagtagcgtctaccttgtatcctcctactagtgtcgccaatgtctttggcaattggcttcatggtatagattcaacgtttaagttgcttcttagggtgggggcgctagcgattatccgggcgctttggctatgtagaaatgacaagatctttaatgacaaaaattgttctttgttgcaggtcatctacagatgtacaggtattctccgttcatggttacctctacagcgagtggagaaccgacagctatgtacggaggtctgtacacggttggaggctacgactagggatactttttccctacatgggtggcagcatagtctacggatagatgccccacctacactttaggcgttatatgattcatcgttccgatatgtatttcgcctagtttttattatttatccttttggacttgagacaacaaaacggctgtgtgcatcctggttatgcagaggctggatgtaattgcttattaaagtaataaagcatcctttatcgaaaaaaaatgcaGATTATGAAATCAACCTGACACATATTGTGACTACTACTTTATTCAGCAACAATGGGGCTTTCTTTTGTCACATATGACGTGTCCTAGCCGAGCCGGCTTGATTAGTTGTTTGACGCAGCAGCTGCAGTGGCAGCCATCCGCGCCTGCCTCATCTTGGCAAACTCAACCACCTTATCCACGTCCGGCAAGGCCGCCTTCGCAGCGTCGAGCTCGCTAAAGCGCGCCATCCACGCGGCAAGGAGTGGGGTCTTGTCGCCGCAAAAGAATTCCTCTCCGGTGATCACCTCCGTCGCCTTCAGCCACGAGAGCTGGCTCCCCAGCACCATGTCGACGAGCCCGACGCTGTCCCCGCCGAAGAACCCCTTCCCATCGGAGCACTTCGCCAGGGCCCCCTCCAGTGTGTCCAATGCCGCCAGCAGCGCCTTCTTCCCCTCGGATTTCTCCTCCTCCGTCTTCCCCCTGAACAAGATCGTGGCCCACGACGCCAAAAGCTGCGCACCCGCACATCATGGTGATCAGAAATGACGCTGTTTAGCACCTTGCGTCAAATATAGAGACAGAAGGTATACCTTGTCGTCGACGTACGCGGCCCAGAAGCGAGCTATGGCTCGTTTGTACGGATCGGCGGAGAGGATGGACGGGCCGGCGAACGCCTCGTCGACGTACTCCACGATGACGTTGGACTCGCAGACCGGCACGCCGTTGTGGATGAGCACCGGTATCTTCTTGTGCACCGGGTTGGAGCTAAGAAGAAGCTCGCTCTTGCTGGCGAGATCCTCCTCGGTGTACTCGTAGCTCAGGCCTTTGAGGGCGAGCGCGAGCTTCACCCTGATGGCGAACGGGCTTGCCCATGTGCCGAGCAGCTTCAGGTCGTCTCCGCCGGCCATGGTGCAAGGAGCAAGATCACGATGTGTTTGAGTACCGTGAAGGCTGAGATCGTTTCAGGTTATCTTCCGTTGGGTGGCTGTGAAATGAGGTTATCTTCCGTTGGGTGGCTGTGAAATGAATCTCCCGCCAGGAGGAACTATATATGTAGTACTCGTGGTTGGCGCATTGGAGGGAAAGCATCGTGCGTCATCCGTGATGCTGCTTTGAGAAAAGCGTCAGCCGTGATGGAGAAGAAGCCTACTGAATTAGGTGTGCACTAGGTTCGTTTTGACTTGGACTCCCGCTCTATCATAGTCTCAACATGACGATCTCCTTCACACTTTGTGTCGCAAACTGGATGTCCCGACCTGATTTAAATGTCACTGAATCCCTGTCCCGACCTGATGTAGTACTTCTTCAGGTTCCTTCTTGTTCCAGTTTTATGTTCCAGCTCCTTGGAATATTGCCAGCCATTTAGACCAGCTACCCAACCTTGGCTTgcactatgtattgcaaaaactgcTACAATGAATAGAGAAAAATTAGCGTGGTAGTTATTGATGTTTTTTTTTACATACTTGATGAAACTTAAAATAGTTTGACTTAACACTGGTACAGAATAGCCCAATATATACTGATGCCACTAACATGGTGCCACTGCTAGTAGATTATGGCATTATGCACCGGCGGCGTTCGACTATTGCAGCATGCCACAAACTTAGTTttcgaaattatttttaaaaaaataggtCCTAGTTGATACAAAAAGATTGCATGCACAATAGCGATTCATAGCTTCGTACAAACATAATGCGTGCACAATAGTGATTCATAGCATTCATACAAATAAATCTAGTTTACAGTATCTTGTTTTGTTGATACATTCATTAGTTatgtgtcatctatgtgtgagagACGATTGTGTCCTTTCTTCCccactttttttttgttcttgttaAACCTCTCATGGATCTCTTTTCACCATATTCCGTCGGTTGAACTCCACCGATTTGAGCCTTCAATTTCTCACCTTATTCCTTTGTATACATGCGGCCTCTTCTTTTGCTCCATCTCTGCGATTGGATCTTCCAAGGTTCAAATAAGATCACATATGTAATCCTATCCATGAATAGACAAAATGGAAAAAATAAATACCTTGTTGGTAAATGGAAAATGTGAGGACATACCCACCCTGATGCACTCGGCGGGCAGCAGAGTTCGTGCGGCCGGTTGAAGGGTCTCGCCCTCGCACACCTCCATTTCCATGTTGACGCTATGAGCCGGCAGATGCGGCGGCACCGAGGAGATACGATCGGAGATCCGGCAGCGCCGAGGATATGCGGCAGCGGCAACGATATCGACGAGGTATGCGCAAGTGCGCCTCACGGGATCTATCTCCTTTTGGGAGAGATAAGGCACCTGCCAGTGGACCATTTTTTGATACCCCCCTCCCCGCATGTGGTACCCACAAAACATTGGTCTCGTTAGTCGCAGTGTGGAACGCCATCGTAAAGGACGTACTAGTGGTAGTTTTTAATATCACGCCACCACCAACTAAGTACTGGTGGCGTTGCACAGAGTGCCGCACCACTATTAATTTCCCAAAGGACGGGCTGCTGGGTCCCATATATTGTTGGCGATGTGCTACTAATTTGGTAACACTAAATGTAGGTACTTATGGTGGTTTTCCATTTTTTGCAATACAACTATTATTATAAGTGGTGTTACATGATTGTGGTGCTCCACTTAATATCCGTCCCCGCTAAGCATATCCTTACTTGTGTAGGACAAACTAAGAACTTCAATTGTTTTAGAATGAAGCGAGTAAGTAATAACAATTTGACAATTATCGAGAAACATGTCAAGATGAGATCTAATTTTAGGACTAAGCCAAGGTGAAAAGAGGACACTAACTGAATTAGCATTTCAAGAGCTAAAGTTTAGaaattttaaatatgaacataatCTCGATGATGTCACACTGGTATCCAGCACATTGCATGACAAAGAGAAGATATGACTACAAAAGTCACGTGGCTACAAAGGCTATAGCCTATGATGGATGAATATGACAAGTGGAGGCCAAGCTACACGGTAGGcctttattttcaaaattttgaaaaacataattacaagtttcaaaaaaatgaaaagaatgaTGTATGCTATAAGAGTGCAACTTCTTagcatgaaattctttatattctAGGTTACACAAaaatgttaaaatctgacaatttttttagttttgaaatgtgcactattcactatgcTTAGATTCACACATTTGTTATTTTGAATAGTCTAGCTACCCCCACGCACCCTTTGGTGCAACGGATCGAACCCCAAGATAAGAAGATGAGACCAGAGGGAGAGAAGCGCCACCACCGGAGAGAAACAAGCGGCACCGGCATCCCCACCAACCTCCACTCCCCTGCCACCGGAACCGGCCTAGCCGCCACCCGTTGTGCCCAGTAGGTGCTCCGGCGCCACGTTGCCACACCGCCCTATGCAAATTACCGCCTTAAACGGTCCATCCGAACtttaagccccccccccccccccacaaccACAACCACATTCACCCGTTCTCCTCCCGACGCCGAAGGAGGCACCCCTTCTTCACCACTAAATAGATTTAAAATAACTAAGTATAACTTGAGTTTTAACAAGCGCACCCTAATAGAAATGTAACTATAGACAAATAAAAATGTATAGCTTCCAATAGAAATTTAATTATAAACAAATATCTAATTACCACTCTGGGCATGACTTTTATGGTGACATTAATTTTTAGCACACAAATTaaagatgattaaaatgtttcccTCACACTAGATATTCTATTTACCATAAATACTTATAGTGACTAGGGAACTTTTTAAATCCTAATAGATTAATATACGACCTCCTCCCGGGCCCCACCGCCTACCTGCTCGCAGTGCTGTGCTTCTGCCTCTGGAAGCTCGAGGTCCTGCGGCGCGACCCCGGTGGCgacccagcggcggcggcgcgagagtGGCGGAAGGTCGGGCTCGTCGCGTGGTCAGCCTCGCTGGGGCTGGGCAGCATGGTCGCGGTGCACGTCGCGAGCGCGGCGCCGGGCCTCGCTCTGAGGGTCGCCCTGTGGGTGCTCGCCGGCCTCGCCATCGTCCTGGCGGTTTACTTTTCGTGATTCATTCATTCATGAATTGCAACATGGTTACAACTGAGATCTAATGATATTACCTTACCAATAATTAAGTTAATTTTCAATCGAATAAGAATTAGTTGCTCCAAAAAAAGAATAGAGTAACAAATTGAATAGTTCTAAACTTGTTGTAGCTACCACTTGCCATGAGCGCATGACCATATCTGAGGAGTCGGGGCGAAGCATTCAGACGCGCTTGCCGATATATTTGCTCCAAATTATGGACAGAGTCATCTAAAACAAACAGAAAAAAAGAACAAATTGTGTACAGAACCACTGCCCAGCATTTTCTCTATGCTAAATTGTGTCCTGGCCATAAAGAGCAGCCGCTGCTCGCAAGTCGCAACCAAGCATCACCACCGCCGCAGTGCAGTCAGTTCCCCTACGCCGGAAAGCAGCAGGTGAGCTACACCGTAAGCAAATGTTGTAGATCGTAAAAAAAGCTACACCGTAAGCTCACGCCGAGCACCTTGCCCGGCGTCCAGTGGCGCGCATGGAGCCCGCCGCGACCCCCTTCCTCGTCCTGCGAGAACCTGCGCCACCAAAGACGGCACAGCTGGGCCATCGATGGGCGCTCTGGGCGATCCTGTCGCTCGTCACCGGCGGCCTCGTGTGGGGGCTGTACCGCGCGCGCCACGACGCGCACGACCTCGTGCGCGTGGTCGGCGACTACGGCACCACCTACTACGGCGTCGGGATGCTCTACCTGTGCCTGAGGAGGCACGAGCTCCTGCGGGGCGACGCCGACCCGGCGGCCGCCACCGAGCTGCGGTCTCTCTGTTCCTGAGCTTCCCCATGGCGCTCTCCGTCCCCAGCGCGGTGCCGAGCCTCCAGCCGAAGTTCGGCATGTGGGTGCTTGCCGTCCTCGCCATATGCCTCGGGCTCTACTTCGCGGTTGCCGCCCGCCGCAGTGATGTTGCCCGTGTGGGCGACGACGACCCGGCGGCCGCGACCGAGCTGCGACGGGCCAGGCTTGTCCCGTGGGCGATCTCGCTGTATCTGGGCTGGTGGATGTGGTTGCTCGTCCTGAACGCGGTGCCGAGCCTGGCGCCACCCTTCGGCATGTGGGTGCTCGACCTCCTCGTCATGGGCCTCGGGCTCTACTTCTTGGGTGCTGCCTGCCGCAGCGATGCACgtgtggacgacgacgacgacggacgccggccggagccggaggaggttCTCCACGACCACGAGGTGTCACCGGCACGAGCACAGGGTTTGACCTGTACACGTTGGAAATCGATTACCACCTGATGTTTCACACACTGTATCTACACGAATTTCATACTACTATTTTCGCTTATTTTTCATACATTTCGCTTCCTATTTGGTCTATACGATTACTTAGAAATAACatgttgtttgatgcaaaaattaattgGTTTTGTGGGCTATCTACCATTGGACATAGAGGTTCCGTTCATGTCCTCTATTCTACGGCGACCGGAACAAATTGTTTACGGTTGTGTGTACGTGTTTAGAGCGGGTGGTCAAGGATGTTTTTACCCAACATTGATAATGATGTAGTATTCGAATCGGCCCCACCTCCTTTGATACGCAGCAGATTCTTGTTTTTTCTACTTTTTGTGGCATCAGCTTTGGTTTTAATTCAGACTCATCCATTTCAAGATCTGGGCCTATGAGACATCCATTTAGCTAATTGGCTTAAGGTCTTAGCTTCTATTACCGCACTAAGAGTTTTCCAGCCCCCCATGCCCCCAACCCCACGCGCACCAGCGCCTACAAGAACATGAGCATTGTTGCCCACCACAACAAGCAAGACAAACTAAGATGAAGAAGTTTGTACTCACCTCGTCATTTAGAGGTAGGTAGCCAGGTTGGAGTACAAAATAAGATTCCTCTACAAAGAGGCAGAGCTATGTGCAACTCGGGGGAGGGGGGCACCGACCCCAGCCCAacaacttttttttgtttctaaAATCCCTTTATATTTGGCAAATTTTGACTAAAATATCATATGTTTAGCCATTATCTCccttcccccaccaccacccccaacaATGGCCTCTGCATCAGCGTCTAGTACGGATGATCCAGCTGGAGCACTTAACAGCAATCGTGTAAGCCACAAGGCTAACCTCATGTTTGTTTGTGAAATGGATGAGTTTGCTGAATCCGTTTGTTCCAAGATCTGGGCCTCCTTGGACAGGGGATTCTTGTTTTTCCTGCTTTTTGTTGAATCATTTTGATTTTAATTTAAACTCATCCATTTCAAGATCTGGGCCTATGGGACATCCATTTAGCTAATTGGCTTAAGGTctttttttcgagaacccgcaggAAATCTGCGCGTCATTGTATTAAGAGGAAGAAAAGGTCGATTTCAAGGATCCACTTTGACGGTTTTGAGGCAGGGTCCGTCAACCTACAGAGAAGGCTAGCCTATTCCTCTCAGAGATTGGCTTAAGGTCTTAGCTTCTATTACTGCAATAAGAGTTTTATAAACATGGAATGCTACATTTTCTACATATTATCATTGTGAAAATGCCCTAAAATTATTTATATAGGAGAAACACTACAATTATAAATAGATAACTCAATTGTGGCCAGTTTCTGTGCTGCGTTTCAGTTGAAGGTACATATAAGCTGAATCAGCCGGGGCGCTGGCTTAGTGGCAATCTACAAAATTACTGCGCAGGTGGACCATGTCCACGTGTCTTGCACGTCACCGAAATTTCAACTACTAAGCTGATTCGGACCAAATCGAGTCAAAATGCCAGGTTCAGGCGAATGATTGTGCAATTGGCAAGTATGAGGACTAAATCGTGCCAATGACACAAGTAAAATAACCGTAGATGTTTGCATCTCCAAGAATTTCATGTCAGCGAATTTTCTTTGTCCTCACACAAAAagaagagggagagagatatatGATTAGAGAGGATAGTTTGTTGTTCCTTCTTTATGATATGAAGAAACGAACTAGCACTGAGGGCAAAGACGTGACGACTGAATTTGTCAACTACCACTTGGTCAGAGTTGAGGAGTCAGAAGCTTACCATATCTGTCGAGTATTTTTTTTCTACGTCGAACGCGCTTGCTGATTTGGCCCCAATCGCGGACATAGTCGCTGTCCAAGATGCTTCTCTGCGCCGCTCAGCTCAGCTCGGTGTCTGTCCTATATAACCACGACCGGCAACCATGATCGCAACAAACAAACGCCCGCGCAGCGCCGACACTTTCAGCTCGATCAGCCGACGTACGACGGCCGGCAGCTACTGCAACTGAAGCTCACGAAGGCAGCGGCGCACATGGAGCCTGCGACGACCTCCTTCCTCGTCGCGCGAGACCCACCGCCGCCGACGAAGACGGCGCACCTGGGCCAAGGCCATGGCCCGGCGCTGGAAGGATGGGCCCGCTGGGCGTTCCCGCAGGTTCTCTGCGTCCTTCTCGTCTTCGCCTTCGCGTGGGGGCTGCGCAGCGCGGGCTACGACGTCGGAGTGCTCCCGGGCCCCACCGCCTACCTGCTCGCAGTGCTGTGCTTCTGCCTCTGGAAGCTCGAGCTCCTGCGGCGCGACCCCAGCGGCgacccagcggcggcggcgagagagTGGCGGAAGGTCGGGCTCGCCACGTTGTCGGCCTCGCTGGCGCTGGGCAGCATGGTCGCGGTGCACGTCGCGAGCGCGGTGCCGGGCCTCGCTCTGAGGGTCGCCCTGTGGGTGCTCGCCGGCCTCGCCATCGTCCTGGCGGTTTACTTGTCGTTTGAAGCCCGCCGCGGCGATTACGGAACGGACGACGACGGGCGCTGGCCGGAGAAGGATCTCCACGAGCTCTCCCCGGAGCAGAGGGTTTGAGCTATACCTATACGTGGAATGGAGCTATGGAAGTAAACCATCGCTTTCCCTTTTCTTAGTTGGCGACTTGCCGTTGTCACCAAAATCGATGACCAAATATCGTTGATCCATTCCTTCCTGTATAGTTCAACTTACAATTGTATTTACCACACTTTTTATTTGATTGCCACAGCTGTTTTCCGTTCCATTTTGATGCCTCTTTGGACGGCCTCCCGAATCCTGAATTCCCGATACGGTAACTGGGCACCAGTCGCGAAACCATGAACTCAAGATAAGAAAACCTGCACATTGCACATAGTAAGAAGTTGTGACCAAATAAATAGGTTTGCCTCGTATATCCAGGCACATCTTTTTAAGACATCCGATGATGGTTTCTGGACTTGGTACTCCATCAGACTAAGAACATCTTTAACTGATACCTCTTCGTATGCTAATTTTATTGCACCTCCATCTAGATCTCCTTGTGGGTGGGGGACACCGGAACACACAGCTTAACCGATTCCTCCAATTTTAGAGGAGTAACCGGCCAAGTATCATTTAGAGCAGTatattttctcctctaaagttTAGCCATTTTAATCGAATTCCTAAATTTATCGGAGTAACACCGATATGAATCGCAATTTTACACGAATTCATCCCAATTTGATTCAAACTAGTACGTAATAAACTTAATAATACTACTAAATTAACCTAAATCTTGTCTACAACTCATCCTCGTTGCTCGAGAAACTCTCGATAGtgacccttttttttttttgaagaaaaggcaaaagatttgccttaattcattgataaagaagaaagtgcccgatttttaggagaaaatcgggcgaaaaccaacaacgCACACTGAGCACCTCGgccaacctggctacccacaCAAAGCACACACGCCATCGAGAAGAAAGCCATCGTTGAGGATGCCatcgagcgtcatcgtcgtcactcctcCACGAGCCAGCGATTCCGACTTCGCCTTAGACAACCACCACCGAGACCTTCGCCGCAAATGACATCGGAGCCCAAGTGGGCCTATGCCAAACAATCGACCCCCCCAagcacgtcgaggaggaggcagctccgaCTCCAACCGTGACCTTCATAGGAGAAAGTTGCACGCCTTGCACCAACGCTCGCACCAAAcaagtggcatcgttgccacaagtcgcctcgcagctccgacttcaccatcaTGGTAGGGGTGACGATACCGCAACTCCGATCCGCTCACCATTGTCATCGTTGCCACGCAGCCCACGACGCCAACATCAACCATCTTCCACGGGTCCCTCCGACCTAAGCAGCTCCaaatcgatgccctcaagagggagACGACGCAAGGGCGCCGCCATCGACCGATCATGTCGGATCTAGGGATTACCCTGGAGCATACCAGACAGGATGACAAACAACACCTCGGCGATGTCTTCAAGAAGGGAGCGGCGCCcgaagccgtcgccatcgccggcctcggccaGCTGCCGGCCGGCCAGCCAGCCACCGAGGACAAGGCGTTAGCCCGGAACATGTCGCGCCATCCTGCATCGTGCTCAAGGCCAGACCGCCTCCATCCCTCAACCCCCATCTCCACCACGGCCACCACACCCACCCGCGCTGGGCAGCACCGCTGGTCGTCCACCGCGCGCGGCCAGAGCTCCTGgtcacagccgccgccgccgcccggggacgCCGCCCCGGCAAACCGCCGCACCTGCCCCGGACATGGGCAGCACCACCGGCCGTCCCCCGCGCTGCCGGAGAGGCCCCTCCGCGGCACagcccgccgcgccgccccgcgcggcccagatcgggcccgggaGGCCCGCACCGCCCGCCGTCACCAACAGCAGCGCCACGACCTCGCACGGCCGCCGCGCGTCACCGCAGACAGCCGCGCCCGCCGCCcatcgccgccgcgcccgccgacCGTCGTCGTGCCCGCCGCCCGAGTCTGCCTGGAACAGCCGCCGACGCTGCCGAAAcagcccgcgcgcgccgccgccgctccatgcCGAGCTCCCGCTGCAGACCAGGGAACTCGCGCCCCGCCGCTGCAGGCACCACCACTCAACGCACGCCCCTGCCTCCACGCCTTGACGCCGAGCCGCGAgccggcgtcgccgccgccgccgctcaggcCAGCCTCAGCCCGCGCATCCGCCAGATCTCGACGAAGAGGCACGCCCCGCGCCGCGCTCCACGGGCGAGAGGAGATGAcccggccgc contains:
- the LOC124666878 gene encoding probable glutathione S-transferase GSTU6, translating into MAGGDDLKLLGTWASPFAIRVKLALALKGLSYEYTEEDLASKSELLLSSNPVHKKIPVLIHNGVPVCESNVIVEYVDEAFAGPSILSADPYKRAIARFWAAYVDDKLLASWATILFRGKTEEEKSEGKKALLAALDTLEGALAKCSDGKGFFGGDSVGLVDMVLGSQLSWLKATEVITGEEFFCGDKTPLLAAWMARFSELDAAKAALPDVDKVVEFAKMRQARMAATAAAASNN